One genomic segment of Scylla paramamosain isolate STU-SP2022 chromosome 9, ASM3559412v1, whole genome shotgun sequence includes these proteins:
- the LOC135103646 gene encoding mitochondrial-processing peptidase subunit alpha-like gives MFSSRVTRSVLRRGSNAVVRFCSGESGSHGKSPITKVPLSEAVPWLPKAVYASSSDIVHETKVTTLENGLRVASEPKFGNFCTVGVAIDSGSRFEVALPSGISHFLEKLAYGNTQHMTRETIMGTFEKLGGICDCQSSRDTLIYATSVEARGMAEAVKILSEVILRPQLQPEEITDAQMSVTFDLEDLQLRPEKDVLLTEMIHAAGFRDNTLGLPKICPPENITKIDRSTLFTYLKHHHTPKRMVVAGVGVEHDALVEFAQKYFVEMPPIWETDPTLANIHRLSVDHSVAQYTGGLVKEEADLSDVSIGPNPLPELAHIVIGLESVGHQHKDFVTHCVLNMMMGGGGSFSAGGPGKGMYTRLYTNVLNRYHWIHNATAYNHAYEDAGLFCIHASAHPSHLADLTQIITRELSAMNGRMSKEELERAKVQLQSMLLMNLESRPVVFEDVARQVLATGKRLQPQHFMDLIKRVTDDDVMKIAGKMLRSRPSVAALGTLKRLPRMADINVALLSGNRLIKPLSKFAFFQ, from the exons ATGTTCTCCTCACGCGTTACCCGCTCGGTGTTAAG GAGAGGATCCAATGCAGTTGTACGCTTCTGTTCAGGAGAGTCTGGGTCTCATGGCAAGTCACCCATCACAAAGGTGCCTCTGAGTGAGGCAGTTCCTTGGCTACCCAAAGCTGTCTATGCCTCGTCCTCGGATATTGTTCATGAAACTAAAGTTACAACCTTAGAAAATGGTTTGCGTGTGGCATCTGAACCTAAATTTGGAAACTTTTGTACAGTCGGAG TTGCAATTGACAGCGGGAGCAGATTTGAAGTGGCACTTCCAAGTGGAATATCTCACTTTCTTGAGAAATTAGCATATGGG AATACCCAACATATGACACGAGAAACTATTATGGGAACATTTGAAAAACTTGGTGGCATTTGTGATTGCCAGTCATCAAG GGATACACTAATATATGCGACATCTGTGGAAGCTAGAGGCATGGCAGAAGCAGTCAAGATATTGTCAGAGGTGATTCTAAGACCTCAGCTTCAGCCAGAGGAA ATAACAGATGCTCAGATGTCAGTTACGTTTGATTTGGAAGATCTCCAGCTGCGACCAGAAAAGGATGTTCTACTCACAGAAATGATTCATGCG GCTGGATTTAGGGACAATACTCTGGGTCTTCCAAAAATCTGTCCTCctgaaaatatcacaaaaatagACCGATCAACATTGTTCACTTACCTTAAGCACCACCACACCCCGAAGCGCATGGTGGTGGCCGGTGTGGGAGTTGAACACGATGCTCTTGTAGAATTTGCACAGAA ATATTTTGTAGAGATGCCACCCATCTGGGAGACAGATCCAACCCTCGCCAATATTCACAGGCTTTCGGTTGACCACTCTGTAGCTCAGTACACAGGCGGACTTGTTAAG GAAGAAGCAGATCTTTCTGATGTCTCTATTGGCCCCAACCCACTACCAGAACTTGCTCACATTGTGATTGGTCTGGAGTCTGTGGGCCACCAGCACAAAGACTTTGTCACTCACTGTGTTCTCAACATGATGATGGGAGGTGGTGGCAGCTTCAGTGCTGGAGGACCTGGGAAAGGAATGTACACACGTCTTTACACTAATGTACTCAACAG GTATCACTGGATCCATAATGCTACAGCCTATAACCATGCATATGAGGATGCTGGTCTGTTCTGTATCCATGCTTCAGCTCATCCGTCTCACCTGGCAGATCTCACCCAAATAATTACTAGAGAACTCTCAGCCATGAATGGCCGCATGAGCAAGGAAGAACTGGAG CGTGCCAAAGTACAGCTGCAGTCCATGCTGCTGATGAACCTGGAAAGTCGGCCTGTTGTATTTGAGGACGTTGCACGGCAGGTACTGGCAACTGGGAAAAGGCTCCAGCCACAGCACTTCATGGATCTAATAA AGAGAGTGACAGATGATGATGTAATGAAAATTGCTGGAAAGATGCTTCGCTCCAGGCCTTCAGTAGCTGCCCTTGGTACTCTGAAGCGCCTGCCCAGGATGGCTGATATTAATGTTGCTCTCCTTAGTGGAAATAGACTAATAAAACCCCTAAGCAAATTTGCATTTTTTCAATAG